A stretch of DNA from Campylobacter concisus:
TACTTAAATCGAGCTTTTCGCAAAGATAGTTCAACTCTTTTTCATCAGATCCAGAGACTATATGAAAATTATATTTTTTATAGTTTTGTTTTATAAATTCTACTGTTTCGGTAATAAGATATTTTTTATTAGTAAGCTCTGTTTTCATTATATATGAGAATTTACTTGCTAATTCTTGAACCTTTTCATCACTTACATCGATACCTAAAATAGCATTATAAAAATATCTTATTTTTACATAACGACTTAATCCACCATTTAAAGAATGATATTCTAGCAATCTATTTACAAGAACATCATTAAAT
This window harbors:
- a CDS encoding HAD family hydrolase is translated as FNDVLVNRLLEYHSLNGGLSRYVKIRYFYNAILGIDVSDEKVQELASKFSYIMKTELTNKKYLITETVEFIKQNYKKYNFHIVSGSDEKELNYLCEKLDLSKFFKTIEGSPTPKNELVKNVLRKYNYNSNECILIGDSVNDYEAAYLNKIKFYGYNNEKLKNKADYIEDFYIFKIKE